From a single Halovulum dunhuangense genomic region:
- the ychF gene encoding redox-regulated ATPase YchF, with the protein MGFKTGIVGLPNVGKSTLFNALTRTAAAQAANFPFCTIEPNVGEVAVPDARLYKLADIAQSKQIIPARMTFVDIAGLVKGASQGEGLGNQFLANIRECDAIAHVLRCFEDDDITHVSGRVDPVEDAEVIETELMLADLDSIERRLANLSRKVKGGDKEALVQQGLLNRAKAAIESGKPARTVEVSDEDSKAWNQLQLLSAKPVLYVCNVEEDKAATGNALSAKVAEKAAAEGAGCVVISAAIEEEIAQLDDAERREFLDEMGLEEAGLDRLIAAGYGLLGLMTYFTVGPKEARAWTIPAGTTAPKAAGVIHGDFERGFIRAETIAYDDFVALGGEAACREAGKLRAEGKSYIVQDGDVMHFLFNT; encoded by the coding sequence ATGGGCTTCAAGACTGGCATCGTGGGCCTGCCGAATGTGGGCAAGTCGACCCTGTTCAACGCGCTGACGCGCACGGCGGCGGCGCAGGCGGCCAACTTCCCCTTCTGCACCATCGAGCCGAATGTCGGCGAGGTGGCGGTGCCCGATGCCCGGCTCTACAAGCTGGCCGATATCGCCCAGTCGAAGCAGATCATCCCGGCGCGGATGACCTTCGTGGACATCGCGGGGCTGGTGAAGGGTGCAAGCCAGGGCGAGGGTCTTGGCAACCAGTTCCTTGCCAACATCCGCGAATGCGACGCGATCGCGCATGTGCTGCGCTGCTTCGAGGATGACGACATCACCCATGTCTCGGGCCGGGTCGATCCTGTCGAGGACGCCGAGGTGATCGAGACCGAGCTGATGCTGGCGGATCTGGACAGCATCGAGCGCCGGCTCGCGAACCTGTCGCGCAAGGTGAAGGGTGGCGACAAGGAAGCGCTGGTCCAGCAGGGGCTTCTGAACCGCGCCAAGGCCGCCATCGAGTCCGGCAAGCCCGCGCGCACCGTCGAGGTGTCGGACGAGGACAGCAAGGCCTGGAACCAGCTGCAACTTCTGAGCGCGAAGCCCGTCCTTTACGTCTGCAACGTAGAGGAGGACAAGGCAGCGACCGGCAACGCCCTGTCTGCGAAGGTCGCGGAAAAGGCCGCCGCCGAGGGCGCAGGCTGCGTGGTGATCTCTGCCGCCATCGAGGAGGAGATCGCGCAGCTCGACGATGCCGAGCGCCGCGAGTTCCTGGACGAGATGGGGCTGGAGGAGGCCGGGCTCGACCGCCTGATCGCGGCGGGTTACGGGCTGCTGGGCCTGATGACCTATTTCACCGTCGGCCCCAAGGAGGCCCGCGCCTGGACGATCCCCGCCGGCACCACCGCCCCCAAAGCGGCGGGCGTCATCCACGGCGATTTCGAGCGGGGTTTCATCCGGGCGGAGACCATCGCCTACGACGACTTCGTCGCCCTGGGCGGAGAGGCCGCCTGCCGCGAGGCGGGCAAGCTGAGGGCCGAGGGGAAATCCTACATCGTGCAGGACGGCGACGTCATGCACTTCCTCTTCAACACCTGA
- a CDS encoding host attachment protein, with amino-acid sequence MRLENGTLVVVADGEKYMLLENAGEGLRIDLRVRDVEETDIPPTREQGADRPGRTMASGDRRASMGQTDWKALGKAAFARDLARHLEKLQRPGRARPMVVLADPRTMGELRRDMGEGLRRHVVAEILGDYVHHTTADIEKTIRDAEP; translated from the coding sequence ATGAGACTTGAGAACGGGACGCTGGTCGTGGTGGCCGATGGCGAGAAGTACATGCTGCTCGAGAATGCCGGCGAGGGGTTGCGCATCGATCTGCGGGTGCGCGACGTGGAGGAGACGGACATCCCCCCGACGCGCGAGCAGGGCGCCGACCGTCCGGGCCGCACCATGGCATCGGGCGACCGGCGCGCCAGCATGGGCCAGACCGACTGGAAGGCCCTGGGCAAGGCGGCCTTCGCCCGCGACCTTGCCCGGCATCTGGAAAAGCTCCAGCGTCCGGGCCGGGCGCGGCCGATGGTGGTGCTGGCCGATCCGCGCACGATGGGCGAACTGCGCCGCGACATGGGCGAGGGGCTGCGCAGGCATGTGGTGGCAGAGATCCTGGGCGACTACGTCCACCACACCACCGCCGACATCGAAAAGACGATCAGGGACGCGGAACCCTGA
- a CDS encoding helix-hairpin-helix domain-containing protein: MKRMQDNTAIAARLDEAADLLEAQGADRFRVGSYRDAAARLRGLGRPVADIHAEGGRAALIALPDIGERLSRAIVEMLSTGRWAQLERLRGDSAPEALFRTLPGIGPALARTLHETLHVDTLEALEVAAHDGQLEGLHGIGPRRAQAIRDSLAQRLARRSRVRSDTGQEPGVGLLLEIDAHYRAEAAAGRLPQIAPRRFNPDGRAWLPILHADRDGWSFTALHSNTGLAHRLGRTGDWVVIHFSHDATGEGQRTVVTETRGPLKGRRVVRGREAECLQLAGHGKAPTN, encoded by the coding sequence ATGAAGCGGATGCAGGACAACACGGCGATCGCCGCCCGTCTTGACGAGGCGGCGGATCTGCTGGAGGCGCAGGGGGCGGACCGGTTCCGTGTCGGCTCCTACCGCGATGCGGCAGCACGGCTCAGGGGTCTGGGACGCCCGGTCGCCGACATCCACGCCGAGGGCGGCCGTGCGGCGCTCATCGCCCTGCCCGATATCGGCGAGCGGCTGAGCCGGGCCATCGTCGAAATGCTGTCCACCGGACGATGGGCGCAACTGGAACGGCTGCGCGGGGACAGCGCGCCCGAGGCGCTGTTCCGCACCCTGCCCGGCATCGGGCCTGCGCTTGCACGCACGCTCCATGAAACGCTGCATGTGGACACTTTGGAGGCGCTGGAGGTCGCCGCCCATGACGGGCAGCTGGAAGGGCTGCATGGCATCGGGCCGCGCAGGGCGCAGGCAATCCGCGACAGCCTGGCGCAACGGCTGGCGCGGCGCAGCCGGGTGCGTTCGGACACCGGGCAAGAGCCCGGCGTCGGCCTGCTGCTGGAGATCGACGCGCACTACCGCGCAGAGGCCGCGGCCGGACGCCTGCCGCAGATCGCGCCCCGGCGCTTCAACCCCGACGGCAGGGCCTGGCTGCCGATCCTGCACGCTGATCGCGACGGCTGGTCCTTCACGGCGCTTCACTCGAACACCGGGCTTGCGCATCGGCTTGGCCGTACCGGCGATTGGGTGGTGATCCATTTCTCACATGACGCGACCGGCGAGGGTCAGCGCACGGTCGTCACCGAAACGCGCGGCCCGCTGAAGGGGCGGCGCGTCGTGCGCGGACGCGAGGCCGAGTGCCTGCAACTGGCGGGCCACGGCAAGGCGCCTACGAATTGA
- a CDS encoding HPF/RaiA family ribosome-associated protein, translated as MHTDPQIAFVDIDPDVRIERRIRERLTRLDRLSDKLISCSVKIRAPHQRHQKGTRYIVDIAAELPDGGRLSVGRSPGDDGAHQDPLVAVRDAFDAMERQLKRWKEQHGGRPTVLEHPLQGRITRIEPGKDFGEIATTDGRNIYFHRNAVLGDGFDALLPGDTVELTVDQRDADKGPHASMVRPITRAAFTDKP; from the coding sequence GTGCACACGGACCCACAGATCGCATTCGTCGACATCGATCCCGATGTCCGGATCGAGAGGCGCATCCGCGAGCGGCTGACGCGTCTCGACCGGCTCAGCGACAAGCTGATCTCCTGCTCGGTCAAGATCCGGGCCCCGCATCAGCGCCACCAGAAGGGCACGCGCTACATCGTGGACATCGCCGCCGAACTGCCGGATGGCGGCCGTCTTTCGGTCGGGCGATCGCCGGGGGACGATGGCGCGCATCAGGATCCGCTGGTCGCGGTGCGCGATGCCTTCGATGCGATGGAGCGCCAGCTCAAGCGCTGGAAGGAACAGCACGGCGGACGACCCACGGTGCTGGAGCACCCGCTTCAGGGACGGATCACCCGGATCGAACCCGGCAAGGACTTCGGCGAGATCGCAACCACGGACGGGCGCAACATCTATTTCCACCGCAATGCCGTCCTGGGAGACGGGTTCGACGCCCTATTGCCGGGCGACACGGTCGAGCTGACCGTCGACCAGCGGGATGCGGACAAGGGCCCCCATGCAAGCATGGTGCGCCCGATCACCCGCGCCGCGTTCACCGACAAGCCCTGA
- a CDS encoding Fur family transcriptional regulator has translation MNGPAHQQIDEMEQALRADGMRITRQRSAILRVLAESDDHPAADELHRRTREMDPTVSLATVYRTLSALEAHGVIHRLTFEGGGARFETADSPHHDHIIDMDTGAVIEFRSEKIERLQAEIAAELGYDVVHHKLELYCRKR, from the coding sequence ATGAACGGACCGGCGCACCAGCAGATCGACGAGATGGAGCAGGCCCTGCGTGCCGACGGCATGCGGATCACGCGCCAGCGCAGCGCGATCCTGCGCGTGCTGGCCGAATCGGACGATCATCCGGCCGCCGACGAATTGCACCGCCGCACGCGCGAGATGGATCCGACGGTGTCGCTTGCCACGGTCTATCGCACGCTCTCGGCGCTGGAGGCGCATGGCGTCATCCACCGCCTGACATTCGAAGGGGGCGGCGCCCGCTTCGAGACCGCCGACAGCCCCCATCACGACCACATCATCGACATGGATACCGGCGCGGTGATCGAGTTCCGGTCGGAAAAGATCGAGCGGCTCCAGGCCGAGATCGCGGCCGAGCTGGGGTATGACGTGGTGCACCACAAGCTGGAACTCTACTGCCGCAAGCGCTGA
- a CDS encoding metal ABC transporter solute-binding protein, Zn/Mn family, with protein MTTTRRTLLGLLPVLALGSAAARGSTPLSIVATTGMIADAARVIGGAAVDVRALMGPGIDPHSYRQTRTDIVALARAELVLWHGLYLEAQMEEFLLDLAARQPVVAVAESLPEARLIGHEDYAGRRDPHVWMDPTLWAGAVTRIRDALSEVRPDEAADFDARAAAYLAELDRLARYSTDVLSSVPEQARVLVTAHDAFRYFGAAYGYEVVGIQGISTESEAGLARIGELVDMLVERRIGAAFVESTVSDRNIRALIEGAAAKGHTVRIGGELYSDAMGPDGSYEGTYLGMIDHNVSTIAAALGGSVPERGMDGRLSRPVEGAA; from the coding sequence ATGACGACCACAAGGCGCACGCTTCTCGGCCTCCTTCCCGTCCTCGCGCTCGGCAGTGCCGCGGCGCGCGGGTCCACGCCTCTCTCCATTGTCGCGACAACCGGGATGATCGCCGATGCGGCCCGTGTCATAGGTGGCGCGGCAGTCGATGTGCGCGCGCTGATGGGGCCGGGGATCGACCCCCATTCCTATCGGCAGACCCGGACCGATATCGTGGCGCTGGCGCGCGCCGAACTCGTGCTCTGGCATGGCCTCTATCTCGAGGCGCAGATGGAGGAGTTCCTTCTCGATCTGGCCGCCCGCCAGCCGGTCGTCGCTGTCGCCGAAAGTCTTCCCGAGGCGCGCCTGATCGGGCACGAGGACTACGCCGGCCGTCGCGATCCCCATGTCTGGATGGACCCCACCCTCTGGGCCGGGGCCGTCACCCGGATCCGCGACGCGCTTTCCGAGGTTCGCCCCGACGAGGCTGCCGACTTTGACGCCCGGGCCGCGGCATATCTGGCCGAACTGGACCGGCTGGCCCGATACAGCACGGACGTGCTGTCCTCGGTCCCCGAACAGGCGCGGGTGCTGGTCACAGCGCATGACGCCTTCCGCTATTTCGGCGCTGCCTATGGCTACGAGGTCGTTGGTATCCAGGGCATCTCGACCGAATCCGAGGCCGGGCTCGCGCGGATCGGCGAACTGGTGGACATGCTGGTCGAACGCCGCATCGGCGCTGCATTCGTGGAAAGCACCGTCTCGGACCGCAACATCCGCGCCCTGATCGAGGGGGCGGCCGCCAAGGGTCACACGGTGCGCATCGGCGGGGAACTCTACTCCGACGCGATGGGCCCCGACGGCAGCTACGAGGGCACCTATCTCGGCATGATCGACCACAATGTCAGCACCATCGCCGCAGCCCTTGGCGGCAGTGTTCCCGAACGCGGCATGGACGGTCGGCTGTCCCGCCCGGTCGAGGGGGCGGCATGA
- a CDS encoding metal ABC transporter ATP-binding protein: MSAAPALVRADPPDLAASPLAIRGLTVAYGEKPAVFSVDATVAPGSMTAIIGPNGAGKSTLLKAALGILRPVSGSVTVFGQPLEQQRGRIAYVPQRASVDWDFPTRVIDVVLMGLSRELGLLGRIRAAHMARARDCLTRVDMAGFADRQIGQLSGGQQQRVFLARALAQNADLYLLDEPFAGVDAATEKAIIAVLKSLKAEERTVVAVHHDLSTVAEYFDRVLLLNVRCIAEGPVATAFTPETLQAAYGGRLATAQIDRIAAGG; encoded by the coding sequence ATGAGCGCAGCGCCAGCCCTGGTGCGGGCCGACCCGCCGGATCTTGCGGCAAGCCCGCTGGCGATCCGGGGCCTGACGGTGGCCTATGGCGAGAAACCGGCGGTATTCTCGGTCGATGCGACCGTCGCGCCGGGCAGCATGACGGCGATCATCGGGCCGAACGGCGCGGGCAAGTCCACGCTTCTCAAGGCGGCGCTGGGCATCCTGCGGCCCGTCTCCGGCAGCGTGACCGTCTTCGGCCAGCCGCTCGAACAGCAGCGCGGGCGCATCGCCTATGTCCCCCAGCGCGCCAGTGTCGACTGGGATTTCCCGACCCGGGTGATCGACGTCGTCCTGATGGGCCTGTCGCGGGAACTTGGCCTGCTGGGTCGCATCCGCGCCGCGCACATGGCCCGCGCAAGGGATTGCCTTACACGGGTGGACATGGCGGGCTTTGCCGACCGCCAGATCGGTCAGCTTTCGGGCGGCCAGCAGCAGCGGGTGTTCCTTGCCCGGGCGCTGGCGCAGAACGCGGATCTCTACCTGCTCGACGAGCCCTTCGCCGGGGTGGATGCAGCCACCGAGAAGGCGATCATCGCCGTCCTGAAGTCGCTCAAGGCAGAGGAACGGACGGTCGTGGCCGTGCATCACGACCTGTCCACCGTGGCCGAGTATTTCGACCGCGTGCTTCTGCTGAACGTGCGCTGCATCGCCGAGGGACCGGTGGCCACCGCCTTCACCCCGGAAACGCTCCAGGCAGCCTATGGCGGGCGGCTCGCCACCGCGCAGATCGACCGGATCGCCGCCGGGGGATGA
- a CDS encoding phosphoribosyltransferase, whose translation MFRDRQEAGEALARALAARIGRDPALGGPGDARIVVALPRGGVPVAMEVARALHAPLGLVLVRKIGLPWHSELAAAAVVDGTPPVLVRNEQVIAMSGMSEAQIEDGKAAALAEIARRRALWLPDGIDTDVAGKIAIVVDDGIATGATARAALTALRRQGARGIVLAVPVAPADARAAIGGDADLMLVLETPPDFVAVGAHYRRFDQVSDNEVKRMLEHYRSGAAGKGDKA comes from the coding sequence GTGTTCCGGGACCGGCAGGAGGCAGGCGAGGCATTGGCGCGGGCGCTTGCAGCCCGCATCGGCCGGGACCCGGCGCTGGGCGGGCCGGGGGACGCCCGCATCGTCGTGGCCCTGCCCCGGGGTGGCGTTCCGGTCGCGATGGAAGTCGCAAGGGCGCTGCACGCGCCGCTCGGGCTGGTGCTGGTGCGCAAGATCGGCCTGCCCTGGCACAGCGAGCTTGCGGCCGCCGCCGTGGTCGACGGCACGCCCCCGGTGCTGGTGCGCAACGAGCAAGTGATCGCCATGTCCGGCATGTCCGAGGCGCAGATCGAGGACGGCAAGGCCGCGGCGCTGGCCGAGATCGCCCGGCGGCGCGCGCTGTGGCTGCCGGACGGGATCGACACGGATGTCGCGGGAAAGATCGCGATCGTGGTGGATGACGGGATCGCAACCGGCGCCACCGCCCGCGCCGCCCTGACCGCGCTGCGCCGTCAGGGCGCGCGCGGCATCGTGCTGGCGGTGCCAGTGGCGCCGGCGGATGCGCGCGCGGCCATCGGCGGGGACGCGGACCTTATGCTGGTTCTGGAGACGCCGCCGGATTTCGTGGCCGTCGGCGCGCATTACCGGCGCTTCGACCAGGTGTCGGACAACGAGGTGAAGCGGATGCTCGAGCACTACCGCTCGGGCGCCGCAGGAAAGGGAGACAAGGCATGA
- a CDS encoding L,D-transpeptidase family protein, protein MPGCGPAGNYPRRLDRAGIAHVVPDSGKAVLVNIPAFELIAFEDGAPAPRSRVIVAIPSHPTPVIGTHTTSVRFRPTWRPTQAMVASGEYRDRAWPPWPSNPLGLLAVRLAPGLLVYLHDTDRRDLFAEDHRALSHGCVRVPDWAGLAAWLLDNDRETVTALVEGRRPFDVPTPRVPVTLGYYTRFPDARGRIVEYPDNHDRAGRGAATGPASGGCDPRIGPG, encoded by the coding sequence ATGCCCGGTTGCGGCCCGGCAGGCAACTACCCGCGCCGGCTGGACAGGGCCGGCATCGCCCATGTCGTGCCCGACAGCGGCAAGGCGGTGCTTGTGAACATCCCCGCATTCGAGCTGATCGCCTTCGAGGACGGGGCGCCCGCGCCGCGAAGCCGCGTCATCGTCGCCATCCCCTCGCATCCGACCCCGGTGATCGGGACCCATACCACCTCTGTCCGGTTTCGCCCGACCTGGCGGCCGACACAGGCCATGGTCGCAAGCGGCGAGTATCGGGACCGCGCCTGGCCGCCGTGGCCCTCAAATCCGCTCGGGCTGCTGGCGGTGCGGCTGGCGCCGGGTCTGCTGGTCTACCTGCACGACACCGACCGAAGGGACTTGTTCGCCGAGGATCACCGCGCCCTGTCGCATGGCTGCGTCCGCGTGCCGGACTGGGCGGGGCTGGCGGCATGGCTGCTGGACAACGACCGGGAGACGGTCACGGCACTGGTCGAGGGGCGCCGGCCCTTCGACGTGCCGACGCCGCGCGTCCCTGTCACGTTGGGCTACTACACGCGTTTTCCCGATGCCCGGGGTCGCATCGTCGAATATCCCGATAACCATGACCGGGCGGGGCGGGGCGCGGCAACCGGTCCCGCGTCTGGCGGATGCGATCCACGGATCGGGCCCGGCTGA